A DNA window from Nitrospira sp. contains the following coding sequences:
- a CDS encoding Amino acid-binding ACT (MaGe:77308477) → MPTTTQVVISGQSKPGVMAKVTSVLGEAGVNIKAFSAPEVAGTGKLRLLVADLEGARAALKAAKIKFKEETALLLSLKNKPGALMDVAELLTQNRINIKCGYCTPSREGKRAIVVLTVSNTNKALALLQDQSLDEF, encoded by the coding sequence ATGCCGACAACAACTCAAGTAGTCATTAGCGGACAGAGCAAGCCTGGCGTGATGGCGAAGGTGACGTCTGTTTTAGGAGAGGCCGGGGTCAATATCAAGGCGTTTTCCGCGCCGGAGGTGGCTGGAACCGGCAAGCTTCGCTTGCTTGTGGCGGACCTTGAAGGGGCCAGGGCAGCGTTGAAGGCCGCGAAGATCAAGTTCAAGGAAGAGACCGCGTTGTTGTTGAGCTTGAAAAATAAACCAGGCGCGCTCATGGATGTGGCGGAATTATTGACTCAAAATCGTATCAACATCAAGTGTGGCTACTGCACTCCGTCGCGTGAGGGAAAGCGCGCCATCGTCGTCTTGACTGTCTCGAACACGAATAAGGCGTTGGCACTGCTTCAAGACCAGTCGCTTGATGAGTTTTAG
- a CDS encoding DNA ligase (MaGe:77308474), whose protein sequence is MPPDLFDNLSPSRRPGASAPVQEQLNWLRQEIRQHDYLYYVKDRPDISDGDYDRLFKDLSDLEAAHPELVTDDSPTQRVGAPPLAALGKVTHERPMLSLDSIVDQADVLAFDQRMKRELEHQQIEYTVEPKFDGLSIELVYEQGRLVRGSTRGDGTTGEDVTVNLRTIRSLPLHLRGDTAPPVHLAVRGEVYMKLDDFHGLNRTMTERGDEAFANPRNAAAGSLRQLDSNITAARPLVVTCYEIMALSTKPPDSHWNELDALAEWGLPTPSHRRRCHTIEEVIAFHGETEQVRDNLPYEIDGLVVKVNRRDWQEQLGFKSRSPRWAIAFKFAPRKEITVVQNIVVSVGRTGTLTPVALLRPVEVGGVTISRATLHNADEVARKDIRAGDTVKVERAGDVIPAIAERIPVPGETRSAPFAMPDHCPVCGSAVGREGAYYYCTGQLGCIAQLKGAIEHFASKQALNIEGLGKKTVAQLVEHHLVGSLADLYRLTRDQLLPLEGFAEKSTALLLDAIAQSKTVSLDRFLLGLGIRQVGQHIAKVLTKEFGALDAIMNADDTRFLTVKEIGPEISSSLVSYFREESNRRAIAQLRELGMTILEQAELASPESLPLAGKTFVFTGGLNRFSRDEAKALVERLGGAIGSSVSKRTSFVVAGHDPGSKLDQAQKLGIAVLSEQDFAELVGEGLPG, encoded by the coding sequence ATGCCGCCAGATTTATTCGATAATCTTTCACCGTCCCGTCGACCGGGCGCCTCTGCGCCGGTCCAAGAACAGCTCAACTGGCTCCGTCAGGAAATTCGCCAGCATGACTATCTCTATTACGTCAAAGACCGGCCGGACATTTCCGACGGCGACTACGATCGGCTGTTCAAAGACCTGAGCGATCTCGAAGCCGCCCATCCAGAATTAGTGACGGACGATTCTCCGACTCAACGAGTCGGCGCGCCACCGTTGGCGGCACTGGGTAAAGTCACGCATGAACGGCCGATGCTCAGCCTCGACTCCATTGTCGATCAGGCCGATGTCCTGGCATTCGATCAGCGGATGAAACGGGAGCTGGAACACCAGCAGATCGAATACACAGTCGAACCGAAATTCGACGGCCTTTCCATCGAACTGGTCTACGAGCAGGGCCGGCTGGTTCGCGGATCCACCAGAGGCGACGGAACAACCGGCGAAGATGTGACGGTCAATCTGCGGACGATTCGTTCTCTGCCTCTTCACTTGCGCGGCGATACAGCCCCCCCCGTCCATCTGGCTGTGCGTGGCGAAGTCTATATGAAACTGGACGACTTTCATGGATTGAACCGAACCATGACAGAGCGCGGCGACGAGGCATTTGCCAACCCACGGAACGCCGCCGCCGGTTCTCTTCGCCAGCTCGACTCGAATATCACGGCGGCCCGCCCGTTAGTCGTCACCTGCTACGAGATCATGGCCCTGTCCACCAAGCCGCCGGATTCTCATTGGAACGAGCTGGATGCGCTCGCCGAATGGGGGCTTCCCACTCCCAGCCATCGACGCCGCTGTCACACCATTGAAGAAGTCATCGCATTTCACGGCGAAACCGAACAGGTGCGCGACAACCTTCCGTATGAAATCGATGGCCTGGTGGTGAAAGTGAATCGCCGGGACTGGCAGGAACAGCTGGGCTTCAAGTCCCGCAGCCCCCGCTGGGCCATCGCTTTTAAATTCGCCCCACGCAAGGAAATCACGGTCGTGCAGAATATCGTCGTCTCGGTTGGACGCACTGGCACGCTGACGCCCGTGGCGCTCTTGCGGCCGGTCGAAGTCGGCGGGGTCACGATCAGCCGGGCCACGTTGCACAATGCCGACGAAGTGGCGCGCAAGGATATCCGCGCGGGCGATACAGTCAAGGTGGAGCGGGCTGGTGACGTGATTCCGGCAATCGCCGAACGAATTCCGGTTCCCGGCGAAACTCGTTCGGCCCCGTTTGCCATGCCGGACCATTGCCCGGTGTGCGGATCAGCCGTTGGACGGGAAGGTGCCTATTACTACTGCACCGGCCAATTGGGATGCATCGCGCAATTAAAAGGCGCCATCGAACATTTCGCCTCCAAGCAGGCGCTCAATATTGAGGGGCTCGGGAAAAAGACGGTCGCGCAACTGGTGGAGCATCATCTGGTCGGAAGTTTGGCCGATCTCTATCGTCTGACCCGCGATCAGCTGCTGCCTCTTGAAGGGTTCGCGGAAAAGTCGACCGCATTGCTGCTCGATGCCATTGCACAGAGCAAGACCGTGTCGCTAGATCGCTTCCTACTAGGATTGGGAATCCGGCAAGTCGGCCAGCATATTGCCAAGGTGCTCACCAAAGAGTTTGGGGCGCTGGACGCTATTATGAACGCGGATGATACACGCTTTTTGACGGTCAAAGAAATCGGTCCTGAGATTTCATCCAGCCTGGTCTCCTACTTCCGCGAAGAATCCAACCGCCGGGCGATTGCCCAGCTCCGTGAACTCGGCATGACCATCCTCGAACAAGCCGAGCTGGCTTCGCCCGAATCGCTTCCTCTTGCCGGAAAAACCTTTGTCTTCACCGGCGGACTGAACCGCTTTAGCCGCGATGAAGCCAAAGCTCTCGTCGAGCGATTGGGAGGCGCCATTGGCTCAAGCGTGAGCAAGCGAACGTCGTTTGTCGTTGCCGGCCACGATCCTGGGTCGAAACTCGATCAGGCGCAAAAGCTGGGAATTGCGGTGTTGAGCGAACAGGATTTTGCTGAACTGGTCGGAGAAGGACTGCCAGGCTAA
- a CDS encoding putative endolytic peptidoglycan transglycosylase RlpA (Evidence 3 : Putative function from multiple computational evidences; MaGe:77308476), with the protein MKGFRPVPIRHCVAVAAALFVCTVFAACQSQPPPIHRFPGYPVGFHERGVASWYGPGFHGNKTANGERYDMYKLTAAHRTLPLGSIAVVRSVSTGKQITVRINDRGPFAKGRVLDLSLAGAEAIGMVGNGTDQVELHVVGYQSRPEGMGVLRVQVGAFADPLNARGLFDQVGAEYPGGRVVQVELSEGRRYRVQVGQFLTEAEAQRASSRLDDQYNVQSFVVRDDG; encoded by the coding sequence ATGAAGGGCTTCAGGCCCGTTCCCATCCGACATTGTGTGGCCGTTGCTGCCGCGCTTTTTGTCTGTACGGTTTTTGCTGCCTGCCAATCCCAACCGCCTCCGATTCACCGGTTTCCAGGATATCCTGTCGGATTCCATGAACGAGGAGTCGCATCCTGGTATGGCCCTGGATTCCATGGAAACAAGACCGCGAACGGAGAGCGGTATGACATGTATAAACTGACCGCGGCCCACCGAACCTTGCCGTTGGGTTCTATTGCCGTTGTGCGGTCGGTTTCTACGGGGAAGCAGATTACGGTGCGGATTAATGATCGTGGCCCCTTTGCCAAAGGACGGGTGCTTGATCTCTCGCTGGCCGGAGCCGAAGCCATTGGGATGGTCGGAAATGGAACCGATCAGGTTGAGCTTCATGTCGTTGGGTATCAGTCCAGACCGGAAGGTATGGGAGTGCTACGAGTCCAAGTCGGAGCCTTTGCCGATCCGTTGAATGCGCGAGGGCTATTCGATCAGGTTGGCGCGGAGTATCCGGGCGGTCGTGTCGTACAGGTGGAGTTGTCTGAAGGAAGACGATATCGGGTGCAGGTAGGGCAATTTTTGACGGAAGCCGAGGCCCAGAGGGCTTCATCTAGATTGGACGATCAGTATAACGTGCAGTCCTTTGTCGTGAGAGACGACGGCTAG
- a CDS encoding conserved membrane protein of unknown function (Evidence 4 : Unknown function but conserved in other organisms; MaGe:77308475), whose amino-acid sequence MDILILLALIGLSAIISTAEIGFFSVNETRLRALAKNGSKRAAMALTLRSDPQRLLSTILVGDRLVGTAIPMYATFITLNAYGGKTVFDEAVAVMVGVLTFVLLVSVDVIPKTLAAKFAVPVTLNMAYPVYGVQILLKPLLFLMVPLIQRLTGGKGLTLPLVTEEELKIMLDEGGKAGELESEEVKMIKNVFQLKDITAEDAMTPRIYVFSLDGNLRLKEAQELLYNSKYSRIPVYDGTLDNITGVLYKTKALTELAKGRSDARLRDIAHPALFVPTGKTADDLMKQFQQEKRHMGIVVNEYGGVMGLVTLEDLLEEVVGEIVDETDITEELIKRIGKNQILVHGRTEVRKVNDFLKVDLGDEALTIGGLIQGELGRIPKVGEELHIAHCRLVVHEADPRSIRSVNIYKEEKTPAPVEVASLNPVS is encoded by the coding sequence ATGGATATTCTAATCCTGCTAGCGTTGATAGGGTTATCTGCCATTATTTCGACGGCCGAGATCGGGTTCTTTTCGGTCAATGAGACCAGGCTGCGCGCCCTTGCCAAAAATGGAAGCAAGCGTGCTGCGATGGCGTTGACGCTTCGAAGCGACCCGCAACGGCTGCTCTCAACCATTCTGGTCGGAGACCGGTTGGTCGGAACCGCTATTCCGATGTATGCCACCTTCATCACCTTGAATGCCTATGGCGGAAAAACCGTATTCGATGAGGCGGTTGCGGTAATGGTGGGCGTCCTGACCTTTGTTCTTCTGGTATCGGTCGACGTCATTCCGAAGACCTTGGCAGCCAAGTTCGCGGTGCCGGTAACTCTCAACATGGCCTATCCGGTCTATGGCGTTCAGATACTGCTCAAGCCGCTCCTGTTTCTCATGGTGCCGCTCATTCAGAGGCTGACCGGAGGGAAAGGGTTGACCTTGCCGCTGGTAACTGAAGAAGAGCTAAAGATTATGCTGGACGAGGGGGGCAAGGCCGGCGAATTGGAGTCGGAAGAAGTCAAAATGATTAAAAATGTCTTTCAACTGAAAGACATTACCGCTGAAGATGCGATGACGCCGCGCATCTATGTGTTCTCGCTGGATGGAAATCTTCGGCTCAAGGAAGCGCAAGAGTTGCTGTATAACTCGAAATATTCCCGCATCCCGGTCTACGACGGCACGTTGGATAACATTACCGGTGTGCTATACAAAACCAAGGCTTTGACCGAGCTGGCGAAGGGCCGCTCGGATGCCCGGCTGAGGGATATCGCGCATCCGGCGTTGTTTGTGCCGACCGGGAAGACGGCCGATGACTTAATGAAACAGTTTCAGCAGGAAAAACGCCATATGGGGATCGTCGTCAACGAGTATGGCGGTGTGATGGGGCTTGTCACCTTGGAAGATTTGCTAGAGGAAGTGGTCGGCGAGATTGTCGATGAGACTGATATTACCGAAGAGCTGATCAAGCGCATCGGAAAGAACCAGATTCTTGTCCATGGCAGAACTGAAGTGCGGAAGGTCAATGATTTCTTGAAGGTCGATCTGGGTGATGAAGCGCTGACCATCGGCGGGCTTATTCAGGGTGAACTTGGCCGCATTCCCAAAGTCGGAGAGGAATTGCACATTGCTCATTGCCGCCTGGTCGTGCATGAAGCCGATCCTCGCTCGATCCGCAGCGTCAATATCTATAAAGAAGAAAAAACTCCCGCCCCTGTGGAAGTGGCGTCGCTCAACCCTGTCAGTTAG